In Malania oleifera isolate guangnan ecotype guangnan chromosome 8, ASM2987363v1, whole genome shotgun sequence, a single window of DNA contains:
- the LOC131161812 gene encoding pathogenesis-related thaumatin-like protein 3.5, producing the protein MEREMARTHLCLAPSFFLVFLMITSGTKMSESARVFTIINDCKVTIWPAATPGESFNGGGFALKPAQSVVFTAPVGWSGRIWGRTGCNFDKSGTGPCQTASCGDTLKCGASGKTPATLAEFTLSTLDFYDVSLVDGFNLPMAVTPVNGKGNCSVAGCDRDLRQSCPAELAVKAGGKTVACRSACDVFNTDQYCCRGVYGNAATCRPTYYSKKFKEACPTAYSYAYDDPTSIFTCSGPDYIITFCSSRSQPVCTYHNHKLVCSGSNGLQSLIGKWATMILMFAVSLLIMNTNFV; encoded by the exons ATGGAAAGAGAGATGGCAAGAACACATCTTTGTTTGGCGCCATCCTTCTTCTTGGTCTTTCTTATGATCACATCTG GGACAAAAATGTCCGAGTCCGCCAGAGTTTTCACCATTATCAACGACTGCAAAGTGACAATATGGCCGGCGGCGACGCCCGGGGAGAGCTTCAACGGCGGCGGTTTTGCATTAAAACCGGCCCAATCCGTCGTCTTCACTGCGCCGGTGGGTTGGAGCGGGCGAATATGGGGCCGAACCGGCTGCAATTTCGACAAAAGCGGCACGGGCCCCTGTCAAACCGCCAGCTGCGGCGACACCCTCAAGTGCGGCGCGTCCGGCAAAACACCGGCCACGCTTGCCGAATTCACCCTTTCCACGCTCGACTTTTACGACGTCAGCCTGGTAGACGGGTTCAACTTGCCGATGGCGGTGACCCCCGTTAACGGCAAAGGGAATTGCAGCGTGGCCGGTTGCGACCGCGACCTGAGGCAGAGTTGCCCAGCGGAGCTGGCCGTGAAGGCAGGCGGGAAGACGGTGGCGTGTCGGAGCGCGTGCGACGTGTTCAACACCGACCAGTACTGCTGCAGGGGCGTTTACGGGAATGCGGCAACATGCCGGCCCACCTACTATTCCAAGAAGTTCAAGGAGGCCTGCCCCACTGCTTATAGCTATGCCTACGATGATCCCACCAGTATTTTTACATGCTCTGGACCAGACTATATCATCACTTTCTGCTCATCCag GTCTCAACCAGTGTGCACATATCATAATCACAAGCTCGTGTGCAGTGGATCAAACGGTTTACAATCACTAATTGGAAAATGGGCGACTATGATTCTGATGTTTGCAGTCTCTCTGCTGATTATGAATACTAATTTTGTGTAA